The nucleotide sequence CAACATTGGCCTTCTCCACACCACAACTCAAATTAGCACAGCACTGCATCATTCTGATCACAATTTCCACACACTTTTGAATGGAGACATCCTGGGCAGGCAAAGGGTGGAAGAAGCATTCTTCAGTAACCACCCGCCAAGTTTGCAGATTGTAAATGCTATTATCAGCCACTTCTAAGTGGATAGCATAAACACAGCCTTTGAATGCAATTAGGATGTATGGAATGAGGaagaagaaatggggggggggtggaagagagaaaagagaagcaTGCAAGGAGGCTCTAAGTTATGACAAGCAGAACAAACAAGAAATGTGGGAATAAATTAATAAGCAATGTGACTGGTGCTCAAACTATCCCCTTGAGCATTAATCCCAACCCATCCTGGGATTCTTCCTACTGCCCCTCTGCAACATACAAAAACTCTGCACCCAAATACTTTTAgagacagtttttttaaaaaaagcaaatgtagGTGCCCTAGCAGACAGGTAGCAAACAAGGGTCCtctattcccctcccccaaaaatatCATGTTCTGTAAGCACCGCAATATAGATAATTTACCAAAACATCAACATTATAGCAACTGACGTTTGGTCTGGGATAGGAAGAACTATGTTGCAACAACTAGATGATGGTGACCATGCCAGAGTGATTGGAGGGAACAGGATAAGGTTCTTCCTTCTCTGTGAAGTAGCGGATCAAAGCACGCACACCACTTTTGATCCTTGGCTTTAGCCCCACAGAAATCCCCACCCCAATAGCACTGCTTGCACCTCCTGTCACAGCTAGCAGTGCATCCTGGCCCACATCTATGGCACCATCTATAGCACGGTCCTTTGCCAGATCTGTGCAGTTCTGGGTTGCAAAGTAGATGCTGGTTGCAAAGTTGTAGAAGGTGCTGACCCCAGGTATCCATTCCATGACTGCATGTACTTGTTGCTCCTTTTCGCTGGCACAATCTTCGGGGCTGGAACGCTGGACTCTTGCAAGCCTCTGGCATTGATGCAGCCAGGAACGGGCACCACTGTGGGGCAGGAAGCAGCTGCCCTCTCGATTCACCACGTGGAAGAAACTGCTGCCATTGGAGGCCACTCCAGCACAAGAATCTCTTAGACGGTGGCAGGCTGTAGAAGCCGCCAGAAACCCTGGGTAGACACTGTGCACCTGGCCGTGCAGGAGGGATCCATTCACCTGCATCAGACCTTTGCAGTGCCGGACCTGGGTGCGCGCTAGCTGGTCCAAGTTGAACTGCAAGGCAAGACTGATCTTCCTCTGGCCTGGGGAGCGAGCCATCCCCAGAGCCCCCGCCATCGCAAACAGGAGGTCGTCGGCATCTGCCTGTCCCAGCTCCTTGTAGAGGTGCAGGACCAGGGTTTCCGCATGCCAGCTACAGCCTGCCCCTTGCAGGGCAAGGGCCAACGCAGCTCGAATGAGGGTCTGGGAGAGCCTGGGGACTTCAGCAAAACCTTCCAGGGCATCAGGCATCAAGTCTTTACAGGAAACCCCATTTTGGGGCAACTGGGAGGATCTGGGGGAGATGGAACTCAGCAGAACGTGGAGAGGAACAGAGCTGGAGTCAGAGGTGGACTGGTGGGCTTCAGGAACATTCCCTCTTGGATCAGCCATGGGGAGCAAGCGCCCTTGCGATCCATGGTGTAGCAGGAGGAAGCCAAAGAAAGTCAAGGCAGTAGTAGGCAGCGGCAGGCTCATGTTGGACACcagctgccttgggggccctGTTGAAAGGAGGACATATAGTCACACACAAATTGCTTATTGATCCATCAACCATTACAGATAATCAAGCAAATATTGCAAAACAAGTTACTCCACGAACTGTTGATCTTTAACCATCTTAGCCTTAGTATCAATAACAATATTTGACCATTTgacaacatttaaaataacaaaagAATTATTACCATTTAAACATACTTTCAAAAGAACTGCATCAGATCTACCAGGAAACCATTCTAAGATGGGGTGCCACAATGTGTCCCTTGCACCCTTCTAAAAATTACAGTACGGAAGTAAGTGTGCTAAAGTCTCTTCCAATCTCCCAAAAAAGCTTCACAGTGTTGCTCTGCCTGGatccactccatacatttaaagtacattgtttcccagaaagaatcctgggaatagtagattgttaaggatgctgggaattgtagctctttgtggggtaaactacagttcccaggattcttggggctcatccaaatggagcgggacaatccacgttttccatatcccgtttgtcatctgacagtcctcactttgcctgtttgttcgctctttcccaattaaaaaaacccgctttttttgcgcccgcacatgcagcgggaggacccgtacttcttctcgctttttcccagctccgcccataacactcccccctatcagccaattggtccgcaaaatatgacgtatgctcctctcccctttgcaacgaagcacaatatcgtACATGCGCTTGACTGTaacagcgcaaaagtttgaatttcctgtggatGTAATGGAGTTTCTTGCCactcgccactctggagcagggccggtgGTAGTGGTAGTGctgatatgccaataattcctgtatttttgtgtgcttgtatttgcgatataacgcaaaaacaaatgtatgtgtttttgcctttatgcatagtaaacattctggagatacacagggcTGGCAAGTCTCAGTCAGCAGAGAGAGTAGAAGGCTGCAGGCAAGAATGAAATCCTGGCCTAGAGCCAGGGGTTCCTAGCCAAAGGATGCTGAATGCActctggagaaggggaaggggcgCCGGGGCGACTGGcatcccttccttctccatcGCCTGCTGCCCCTTTTGCTCAGCGCCTTGCCTGGCAACACCCCCTGCCAGCTGCTGCCGGGCCGCCTgagctctcctccccttttcGCCACTCTGGCTGGCTTCTCTCTGATCCACCCATGGGCTTCCAGGGTGCTCTAGCCCACCACTTCGCTCTACGAGCGGTTGGAGAGAAGGGGCGGCAAAAACTATCTCCAGCTCTCCCGAGGAGGGGGCCAAAGGCTTCAGGGGCCTCGCGGGGGATGGGGCACCCCTCCGAGAGCCCTCGCCACCCCCCATCTCCCCCTCCACCGCCACCTCCTCCCCAACAGCCAGGGTTGCACTGCAACtgcctgcttccttcctttgctctctctttctctgctccgGCTGCTCCACATTAGGCAGccgttcccccccccttcaccaaGCCGCGGATCAGCTGGGCTGACAGCTGAGCCATCACAGCCCCCCACAGCTGATTCGGCAGCCCCCTTCCCTCGCCATTTGCCGCCCAGCTCTCCCTCAGGCTGGCGAACATAGCTTCAAGCAGCCTGTGGGAGAGAGGGTCCTGCGAGGAAAGGGGTTGTCTGGGAGCCTCCCTGGGGTCTCCCCCTGCATGGGGGTGGCCTGGCATCACTGCCCGCTCTCTCCCCAGCTGGCCCTCGCCACCAGCATCCCcttcctccgctctccttccagagcctccttagatggttgcgggtggccatctagcaaaccacttatatgccaataattcctgtgggttttttggttgtatttgcgatatttcgcaaaaccaactgtatgcttttctgcatttatgcatattaacgtttctggagatacacacggctggcaattccatttatttctccagaacatctcctccccattctctctctctcgctctgcctgcctctctctctccgcGTAGGCAACGGGGGCATCGGCAGTGTCAGGGAAGAGCTACTGAGAGaggcttcccaaccacttcgggcaaaacttgatgctccgttgccttcacccccctccttctccctttccttcccgtggccctGTGCAAAGCGCCACTCTCTCCCTTTTCtctgctgtgtgtgcctgtgcatgtctgtctgtctccgagtgaggaggaaagagcaaagcgagctccctgcaccaaccagcagcacttgagtgagaccagccaggaaaaggggggctttacaaacaaccacaattgccaCCCAGTTTGcacgctggctaaaaattaacggctgtttctgcttctgtgcaaatgcacttttttgcatctgcgcagtagaagttgcagagccccccccaacACCGCCCCATTGCTCTggttggttcagttttcccaggcttttcctGGTCATTTTcgaacatgcgcaaaagtggaaatacatgattggctgtgaatgagagaaggggtatggggaaacccCCAAGCACCGTGCACGGAAtgcctcctgctctaaagtccacggtattgcatcctagcgcctgaaggtacagcagatgattcccggtttaaaaaagcaaatcgcattttttgcggtaatgcCAAAGTGGATTTAACAGCGAGATAGTCTGCTTTAACAGGTGACatcgtatggaccatggaaaattaatgaacacacaaagcgatcatatcgcagattatacagtcgtctggatgagcccttgggggggaaccatgtgctttaaatgcacaacATGGAGATGATCGAGAGCTGCCGTTAGGCTCCAGAACTAGTTCAGCccttcatcaggacaatcagcatctgaggcccttgTTTGTGTGCTTCCTCCAAAGGTGGTGCGGAGGATAGTGGCACAGGAATGCTCCCCAGAGAGCCATACCTGGCACCATTATTATCTatatttaggtgccaggcaaaacatttctcccaggcattcggcTCTTAATTTAGGGGAGTGTCTTTTGACATTATAGCCTCTTTTAAGCGGTGGGCTGTTCCACCATCATATCCATGTACTGTGGCGTTttggtttttaactttttatttgtgttagttttatattggttttaagctttttattgtatgttgctttgggttcatttttatgaagaaaagagactaataaagttaataaatcaaaataaatcaataaaatgtttTGGCTGAAACAAGGCTGTTTCAAAACAGCAGGCCAGAACCATTTCTCCCAGTGGCACCCCATCCGCACACTTACTTGCCTGTCATTCTTTATTCACTGCTATTTGCTAGGGTGACAGCAGCAGAATGTTTTCAGAAGAGGAATAGGCAGGAGAAATAGCTTGCCTATCTGCCTCCTGGGAAAACAGAGCAATGCAAACCACGGCAAGGAAAACTGTAGCTGTTGTTGAACTCTcaaacttgcatcagccccaaaCTCAACCACTGTGGCCAGTTGCCAGTTGCTCCAACCCAGTAATAGCGGGAAGGGCACCAGCCAcggatgtagtcgtccagggtcttggggtgtcttagactccttactttttggggagcagggtcccatcagGATCCCTATGTTTCTAGCATCCtacaggccaatcagcatgaaaggggagagtgttagccactgagaagaatcttctaatatgcttcttgtccttttcctgctgattgaagccaatcagagtgaaagagaaaaaactcttctcagtagctaacactcttccctttcatgcttattgggtcCTAGGGATGTTTATTGTGTGACAGCACATTGTACATTGCTatgaaagcattaacaaggatctaattctcaactcagcagccaaaaataatggggaggagggggcatggctgtgactatcatgaagggatcctgcagttctgaatttgccactacactactgacgtCAACTCCCCTGGTGCAAACCCTCAAGATCCAGGACCAGAAATTGTGGGGGAGAGAACATGAATGAGCgagcattaaaagaaaaaaaaagttgtgttcTAAAGGATGCATGCTGTGCAATCCAGGGTTCCACGTGGAGCTGTCTGAactgtttaaaataaacaaatgtgaaACAGGGAGCTTCACCAGAAATAGAAAGTTAAGCCAAGGTAGGGTGTCTTTCCTCTGGCGTCCGTGATTAGGAAAGAAATCAGGACGCTATAACTTCACTTGAGTGCTTTCTTACAAAGGGCAGTTAAAACAGCTGAGTCAGTCGTGAGCTCACAGAGATCTCAACAGTGTCAAAATATCTGACCTGTTTTCTTGTAAACAGCCACACTATATACTGCATGTCATTGTTTGATattgggctcctttaggaggaaggttgggataaaaATTAAAccgataaatacaataaaataaaattgagctcctactgggaggaagggaaggatataaatctaataaacaaacaaataaatatttcagaTAGTGATCCCATTGAAAGGGGCTTTCTTATCAGCTAGCacattatcccacccttcttgtATTCAGAATTACTCTGAAGTTTTATCCTCTACAAACCCCCTAAACCAGCACACTGGTCCTCTCCCACCCACTTCCCTGCCATAAGTAGAGAGCAGCTTACCTGTTTGGAGAGGATATGTGGGAGTATGAAGAATCCAGGTGGAAATGCAGAACTGTTTCAGACAGGGCTTATATAGCTATATCCCCGTTTGGCCAGTCTTATCAGCAGACTGAATTGCAACACCCAGCTTCGTTATCAAATTCTGGcatctttctccctccctttgcAAGGGCCCCAAATGTGGTCTCTCCTTTATTTTCTGAGGCAGATTTCTCTCAGAGTAAGAATTCCTGGGAATGGTACACAAGTCCTTTGCAACTAAAATGGCCAAAGGGTTGGAGCacttcccctatgaggaaaggctacaaCATTTGGGTCTCTTTTCTTtagaaaagacaaggaatgggAGACATGACAAAGGTGTAGAAAAttattgttgtgtgcctcccccaatctccgagcgatgagatttcgggggtccctgcgctcctccagggtttggtttcctttgggaagaaggtcagaggagactgcggtgttttatgaaatatggtttatttatttacacacattccaacctgagctcaaggatggaggggttcaatgcatcagcagtctaatatccagctttccatctgggttgcaggaggcaccacaaaggccatggtgcagagagccagtctctctgcctgccttccagttcccagcaattctctagacacaaccaAAACTACaaaactctcctgggctccaggagggggagACGGCTCTCCTGaacagtttcaatgacaaaagggtcttcctggcccattcaccgttgctgggcaactgatagactcattatcctacctggccaatctatttggttaacaaaagactcatttgaccagcagagagttcctcattccaaggcacaggattccaaatcagaggctgggaaggggactcacaggaatcatccatcccaacccccatgctcatagcATTCATAGCATGGTTAGGAATAAGGtttcctccctctcttataatactaaaatttggggacattcagtgaagctgaatgctggaacatTCAGGAtgcacaaaagaaagtacttcttcgcgcacgcacatgcctgccatcagccaagatggtggctggggTGTCAGCCCCATTAGGGAtggaggggatggagcgactccgttatgaggaaaagttgcagcatttggggctttttagttttgttGAGATTTTGGGGCTCACAAACCCATCTTTTTCCACAAATCTATTTTCCagtctttataataataataataataataataataataataataataataataatatttaatttgtttgtcgcctatctggcaattagccactctaggcgacatacattaaaaagataaaatacaataatatcagatgcaatcacagtaataacaatagataaaaatacaggacagtcatcaatacatataaaagcaattatattaacaacatacgatagatgacagactcatggcgatttacccatcccaaagACCTCAAATTTCACtcacgcctattttgcctccgttttctcccaaaaagggaacagtgtgcaaccttgcatcagtagcaatctcagtaaggtaggaatctcagtaaggggtcaggattgcagttcaagattgataaggagatagtcaggaaatacctagttaacctaaatgagttcaaatctccagggtctgatgaactgcatcccagagtattgaaggaacttgcggatgtactctcggaacctcttgccatcatctttgagaaatcctggagaacaggagaggtgctggaggattggagacgggcaaacgtcgtcccgctctttaaaaagggtaaaaaagaagatctggggaattacaggccggtcagtctgacttcaataccgggaaagatattagaacagataataaaagagtccattggcaactatctagatgacaatgctgtgattagtaggagccagtatgggtttgtcaagaaaaaatcctgtcaaactaatctcatctctttttttgatcgggtcactagcttagtagatggtggaaatgctgtagatgtcatctatctagatttcagcacagcgtttgacaaagtcccccacgaccttttgattagcaaactggtcaaatgcagactagatggaaatactgtcaggtggattcacaactggttggaaaaccgtactcaaagagtggtcgttggtggctctgcttcggactggaaggaggttttgagtggagtgccacagggttctgtcctggggccgatactcttcaacatttttagcaatgacttagatgatggggtggagggaagccttatgaagttgcggatgatacgaaactgggagggatagctaacacaatggaagacaggaataaaatccaaagggacctggatagactagaaaattgggctgaaattaataaaatgaaattcaataaagacaaatgcaagattctgcatttaggccacaaaaacaaaatgcacgggtacaggatgggaaatacccggcttagcagtagtgcgtgtgagaaggaccttggaattgtagtggatcgcaagttgaacatgacccagcggtgtgatgctgcggcaaaaaaggcgaacacggttttgggctgcataaacagagctatagtttccaggtcgagggaagtaatagtcccactatattctgcattagtaaggcctcatctggaatactgtgttcagttctgggtgcctcattttaagaaatatatagacaagttagagcgggttcagaagagggcgatgaggatgatagccggtatggagaacaagttttaggaggaaaggttgaaggaacttggcatgttcagtcaggtgaaaagaaggctgaggggtgacatgattgcactctttaagtacctgaaggactgtcacatagaggagggtacagatttgttctctgctgccccagagggtaggactaggtctaatggttttaagttgcaggagcgtagattcagattggacattagaaggaacttcttgacagtaagggcagttcggcaatggaaccgactacctagggaggtggtgggatccccttcgctggatgtcttcaagcagaggctggacagctatctgcgggagatgctctagctgtggatttcctgctgtgagcagggggttggactcgatggcctccaagaccccttccaactctatgattctatgattctaagtttgtTCTGAATTACTTTTGCCCTACAATTCTACAGCCAGCACACACTGACACCTTAGTGAAGGCCACTTTCACTTGCTATCCTATGTTATGGCTTCAAGCCTTCTGGCAGAGAGAACACTGATGACGCACAAAGCAGGCTGATAACACTTGTTCAGCAGAATGCAAGGTTGGAGCAGGGAGGACTTGAAAACTATTGTAGAGTATACACAAAGAGCAATTTGAAACTATTGTAACTTAGCCAGCAAGTGTGAATGATGGAGTGTGCCATATATGGTGTGTTTCCTGCAACCTCAGTGCCTGAGGGTATGAGAAACCCGTGTCTAATGTCTATTGCTGGTCGACCCCTCTCATCTTGCTGATGGGTGTGAgtgctgtttctttctttcttaaaataaaacatgtttttgTAGTTTTACTCCTGGGCTGCTGTCTGAAAGCTCGCCAGCTGGCATGGGATCCTTTACATTCCATAGGTGTGGACTTTCTCAGCCTCTCAGAGGGGGGTAAGTATAAGGCTATCAAATTGGTCAGGGATTGTGCTTGCAGCAGGCTAGGGATACAAGAATTGTTTTTATTAGTCATTTTtgctctttcctttttcttttttgtcttttgGTTTGTCCCCTGCCAAATTCTCCCTGTTTCGAATGTGCAGTGTGGTGTGAATGATTGATGTCTTGTTGTTCATCTGCTGAGTCACAAGCGTGTAAACAAGAGTGCCTGCATTGTCCCAAGTAATTTAAGATCTTGGACTGTCATTAGGACAGCCTCCGCCTAACGAAGCGGCAAAGCCAAAGGGTATTGACACCGAGCCTTTAAAAAGGTGTATAGGGCAAGGAAAATGGGTTCTAGTAAAGTATGGTACTAGTAAAGTACCAAAGGGAACGCCATTGAGTAAGGTATTGCAGGCGTGGGACAAAGGAATACTCCCGGTTCAGCTGGGAATGACCAAGAAGCAGCTTGTGTATTTGTGTTGTAACTGGGAACGGTTTCTGGATGAACGAGGACAGTTAATTTGGCCACAAGGGGGAACTTTTGATTATTGCAAGCTTAAAGCTTTGCAGCCTCGTTTAGAGGATTTGGCGCCTAATCAACTTTCATATTGGTTTTGCTGGGCTAGGCTCAGCGATGGCATTTGCCCAAATACCAGTAGCCAACTGATACACCCACCCCCATACAACTTGGTCAAACTACCAGATGCGGAGCAGGGGGTTGCTGAGCCTCATGTTAATATGCCACAGTCTGCTGCCACTTCTATACAGGGGCGGGATGGTGTTGCCCCCCAGTGTCCTGCTCCCCCTCAACTGGTCGCCCCCCTCAGGGGACAGTTTATTTGGTGGCCGGCCACAGCGGCAGACACAGCGGGGGATCGGCTCACTGAGGTGTTCACGCACTCCCTGTTTGCCCCAGGCAATATAGTAACATGGCAACAGCAAACCCCTAGTTTCCGTGCTGACTCACAGACAGTAATCAAAAGAATACAAACTATCATACGTTCTCATAACCCCAGCTGGGCTGATATCAATGACCTATTAGATGCTCTCCTGACGGTGGACGGAAAAAGGGCTGTACTGGAAAATTGTATAAAAATGGGAAATGACAATAATGCAGCAGGAGCAGCTGGCAATGTTAATTTCATTCAATGGCCCAGGCAGGATCCACATTGCGGCTATAATGATCGCGCAGATGGGGGCCATTGGAACACCTTCCAGCAGGCAAAAGATACACTGCTGAGGGCATTACAAGAAACTGCAAAAAACCCCATAAATTGGGAGAAATTCCATGCTATTGTCCAAACAGCAGATGAACACCCAGATGCGTTTTATACGCACATAACAGAAGGGGCACAGCGCTACACCCAGTTAGACCCAGAAAATGAAAGAGACCAAAAAGCTATAGCTGCCACATTCATGAATCAAGCAGCCCCAGATATAAGACTGTATTTTCAAAAGTCCTGTCCTGGGTGGAGCGGGAAGACAATCAGTGAAATCCGAGGGATTGCAGCCTATCTTTTCGaaggcagaagagaaaaggatgcagcaaaagaaaaaaaggaatgcaGGGATGAGATAAAGTTGCTTGCAAGTTCTTTACATGGTTTCCAAGGGCAGAGTGCCTAGCGTGACAGAGGAAGAGGCTTTGGCAGCCGGGATCGCTCTGGCAGAGGAGGAAGGAGCCCACCTGTAATTACAGACCTCCCCacctgtttttattgcaaaagacCTGGGCATATGCTTCGAGAGTGCAGAACtacaggacttcccaggaggatccctccgcctgtgctgcctctgagacgggctcccgtcttggatgaaacttatccagttttaaattcagtcagaagggttttttctgactggggatgatttcttccggataaggaagaaacgtgagatctgccacatagttttgttttgattgttggagcctggaattcgtcagaattgtctgtcttccagcagttcagagagagcgaggattttatgctagctcagctggataagtgacccgtttttttttaacggactagcaggcaaacctcctgtctacatttatcattttcttatctatatagctgaagagatttgtcaaagtaacagcaattaagataacctagatgaggtaagactttccttctttatttacggaactaagggggaagaaaatataaacagcttatcttttttttattattattgcaaaaagctgacatggaaaattgcgttttaaagattacaacggatgagagctttctgattgggagagataagaaatctttttgatttacaagacttttgtgtaatatatataagggagtatt is from Rhineura floridana isolate rRhiFlo1 chromosome 3, rRhiFlo1.hap2, whole genome shotgun sequence and encodes:
- the APOF gene encoding apolipoprotein F, with the protein product MSLPLPTTALTFFGFLLLHHGSQGRLLPMADPRGNVPEAHQSTSDSSSVPLHVLLSSISPRSSQLPQNGVSCKDLMPDALEGFAEVPRLSQTLIRAALALALQGAGCSWHAETLVLHLYKELGQADADDLLFAMAGALGMARSPGQRKISLALQFNLDQLARTQVRHCKGLMQVNGSLLHGQVHSVYPGFLAASTACHRLRDSCAGVASNGSSFFHVVNREGSCFLPHSGARSWLHQCQRLARVQRSSPEDCASEKEQQVHAVMEWIPGVSTFYNFATSIYFATQNCTDLAKDRAIDGAIDVGQDALLAVTGGASSAIGVGISVGLKPRIKSGVRALIRYFTEKEEPYPVPSNHSGMVTII